The proteins below are encoded in one region of Campylobacter helveticus:
- a CDS encoding type I restriction enzyme HsdR N-terminal domain-containing protein, with protein sequence MSNFEQDLLNEGITKKLIAFDENKEFITYYCQDKRRKYTNPEEQVQTIAFLKLVLQYGYPVERIKLFDSVKMGGSTKEADIIVFSDEKCEAPYIVVECKKQDLSDREFGGAVEQAFSYATTELASYVWITSGFKERAKKPCSKKQKRF encoded by the coding sequence ATGAGTAATTTTGAGCAAGATTTATTAAACGAAGGGATTACAAAAAAACTCATCGCTTTTGATGAAAATAAAGAATTTATCACTTATTACTGCCAAGATAAAAGACGCAAATACACTAATCCTGAAGAACAGGTCCAAACCATAGCATTTTTAAAGCTAGTTTTGCAATATGGCTATCCTGTGGAGCGTATCAAGCTTTTTGATTCTGTGAAAATGGGAGGCTCTACAAAAGAGGCTGATATTATCGTATTTAGTGATGAAAAATGCGAAGCTCCTTATATTGTCGTTGAGTGTAAGAAACAAGACCTTTCCGATCGTGAATTTGGTGGAGCAGTAGAACAAGCCTTTAGCTATGCGACCACAGAGCTTGCTTCTTATGTTTGGATTACTTCTGGGTTTAAAGAAAGAGCAAAAAAGCCTTGCAGCAAGAAGCAAAAGAGATTCTAG